One Comamonas endophytica genomic region harbors:
- a CDS encoding DUF3703 domain-containing protein, with protein sequence MTTRFARNIRPHVSAELRAAKAALRAGQTLQAFSHLERAHVLGQASTVEHVRVHWRMLLWGLRQRSLRECLGQILRIVGAATKTAAGMVPHGNTGGTNVSPLRRMPVAPDLQAVIDQARRH encoded by the coding sequence ATGACCACGCGCTTTGCCCGCAACATCCGCCCGCATGTGAGCGCAGAACTGCGGGCGGCCAAGGCGGCCCTGCGCGCCGGCCAGACCCTGCAGGCGTTCTCCCACCTGGAGCGGGCCCACGTGCTGGGCCAAGCCTCCACGGTAGAGCATGTGCGCGTGCACTGGCGCATGCTGCTGTGGGGCCTGCGCCAGCGCAGCCTGCGTGAATGCCTGGGCCAGATCCTGCGCATCGTGGGCGCCGCCACCAAGACCGCCGCAGGCATGGTTCCACACGGCAACACGGGTGGCACCAACGTGAGCCCCTTGCGGCGCATGCCGGTTGCGCCTGACCTGCAGGCGGTGATTGACCAGGCTCGGCGGCACTAG
- a CDS encoding DUF6036 family nucleotidyltransferase produces MTRDELEHIIRASADITQQYEFIIVGSQSILGALPAAPEEFRASREADIYPLQRPELAEEIDGAIGEGSQFHDTYGYYAQGVGPETAVLPYDWMTRVHRVQGHGTDGKLGYCLDLADLLLSKAVAGRDKDREFCIAMFVHSLVTLEQVLELIPRMRALELNEQQRLRRTIMRWASSATPK; encoded by the coding sequence ATGACCCGTGACGAGCTTGAACACATCATCCGCGCCAGCGCCGATATCACCCAACAGTATGAGTTCATCATCGTTGGCAGCCAGTCCATCCTTGGGGCGTTGCCTGCGGCGCCGGAAGAATTCCGGGCGTCTCGCGAAGCGGATATCTACCCTCTGCAGCGGCCCGAGCTTGCCGAGGAGATTGACGGTGCGATCGGCGAAGGCTCCCAGTTCCATGACACCTACGGCTACTATGCTCAGGGCGTAGGACCCGAAACGGCTGTGCTTCCCTATGACTGGATGACCCGCGTGCACAGGGTGCAGGGCCATGGCACGGATGGCAAGCTCGGCTACTGCCTGGACCTCGCCGACCTTCTGTTGTCCAAGGCGGTGGCTGGCCGCGACAAGGATCGGGAGTTCTGCATCGCAATGTTCGTCCACAGCCTGGTCACATTGGAGCAGGTGTTGGAGCTGATCCCGCGCATGCGCGCCCTTGAGCTGAATGAGCAGCAACGTCTGCGCCGCACTATCATGCGTTGGGCTTCATCGGCAACGCCAAAATAG
- a CDS encoding helix-turn-helix transcriptional regulator — MLKASSIVLERQLLLQLGDRLKALRKGQGLSMVEVAKNAQLSRTTLAAIEAGDPGPSMGSYLRVMSILGIAGDLALLAGDAIQAAPAGSAGARSQRRRPTVSVTVSTDDAQHQAQDLQSLALHEAAVQMVRSDPQLLAQAQDTVQRWLSSGPTRSTSLWQDWDMILKTKSWKKVLGRSQRAAELRQASPLTLVLPAEVRAEILGKVRALRKGVLLGADSINETTT; from the coding sequence ATGCTGAAAGCTTCATCCATTGTTCTCGAACGGCAGCTGCTTTTGCAGCTAGGGGATCGCCTGAAGGCGCTGCGCAAGGGCCAAGGGCTGTCCATGGTGGAAGTCGCCAAAAATGCCCAGCTTTCACGCACCACGCTTGCTGCGATCGAGGCCGGTGATCCTGGTCCATCAATGGGCAGTTATCTGCGCGTCATGTCCATCCTGGGGATCGCCGGTGACCTTGCCTTGCTGGCGGGCGATGCCATCCAGGCGGCGCCCGCAGGAAGCGCTGGGGCTCGATCACAGCGCCGGCGGCCGACCGTCAGCGTTACTGTGTCGACCGACGATGCCCAGCACCAGGCGCAGGACCTGCAAAGCCTTGCCTTGCACGAAGCTGCTGTACAGATGGTCCGTTCCGATCCGCAATTGCTCGCGCAGGCCCAGGACACGGTCCAGCGATGGTTGAGCAGCGGCCCGACACGATCGACAAGCTTGTGGCAGGACTGGGACATGATCCTCAAGACAAAGTCGTGGAAGAAGGTGCTCGGCCGCAGCCAGCGCGCAGCGGAGCTTCGGCAGGCGTCGCCGCTCACGCTGGTTTTGCCTGCCGAGGTCAGGGCCGAGATCCTGGGCAAAGTACGCGCCTTGCGCAAGGGTGTCCTCCTGGGCGCAGATAGCATCAACGAAACGACCACATGA
- a CDS encoding tripartite tricarboxylate transporter substrate-binding protein — MSGTEALVRAAADGNTIAFLSNNHAVNPSVFKKLPYDSLNDITPLTIVGGVPIVLGVHPKAAARNVRELQALMKARPADLNYASSGNGTIFHLAAEVFLDAAQVSARHIPYKGVSPMAADLPSGQGEMGVLALGTAQPYIQSDALRVIGITGRTRMASLPGVPTIAEQGFTM, encoded by the coding sequence ATCTCGGGCACGGAGGCGCTGGTCAGGGCTGCCGCCGATGGCAACACCATTGCCTTTCTGTCCAACAATCATGCGGTCAACCCCAGTGTGTTCAAGAAGCTGCCTTATGACAGCCTGAACGACATAACACCGTTGACTATCGTAGGCGGCGTGCCCATCGTGCTGGGCGTGCATCCGAAGGCGGCGGCGCGCAATGTCCGCGAGTTGCAGGCGCTGATGAAGGCCAGGCCCGCAGACCTGAACTACGCGTCTTCGGGTAATGGCACCATTTTCCATCTGGCGGCAGAAGTGTTTCTGGACGCTGCGCAGGTGTCCGCGCGGCACATTCCCTACAAGGGAGTGAGCCCGATGGCTGCCGATCTGCCGAGCGGGCAGGGGGAGATGGGTGTGCTGGCCCTGGGCACGGCCCAGCCCTATATCCAGTCCGATGCACTGCGCGTGATCGGCATCACGGGGCGCACACGCATGGCTTCGCTGCCCGGTGTGCCCACCATTGCCGAGCAGGGTTTTACCATGTAG
- a CDS encoding HNH endonuclease: MLKAPELSDELKEFCSDFSTDVNNFRPSYWDAEENGDLQKYKKFVKDHYKVNQNYTCVYCRQRIVVENNSAWDLEHIVPKNLRPEWMLLGNNLCIACKDCNNHKSDKNTLVNKRLKKYPSNKDAFLIFHPHFDDYDTHINVVSEGEFYFPRTNKGLKTYDYCGLSRFFLKLADINSSADGYDFLMLKVVTEITETEDLNTRASLLSLLSGLFNKATKVNSMKQMENLIGS, from the coding sequence ATGCTTAAAGCTCCGGAGCTTAGTGATGAATTAAAAGAGTTTTGTTCTGATTTTTCTACAGATGTCAATAATTTTCGTCCATCCTATTGGGATGCCGAAGAAAATGGAGATCTTCAGAAGTATAAAAAATTCGTTAAAGATCACTATAAAGTTAATCAGAATTATACTTGCGTATATTGCCGCCAGAGAATTGTTGTGGAAAACAATTCAGCATGGGATTTAGAGCATATCGTGCCCAAGAATCTACGGCCAGAGTGGATGCTCCTTGGGAACAATCTTTGCATTGCTTGTAAAGATTGCAATAATCATAAAAGCGACAAAAATACCCTAGTTAATAAGAGATTAAAAAAGTACCCGAGTAATAAGGATGCTTTCTTGATTTTCCATCCACATTTTGATGACTACGACACACATATTAATGTTGTGTCTGAAGGAGAATTTTATTTTCCTCGAACTAATAAAGGCCTTAAGACGTATGATTATTGCGGATTAAGTAGGTTCTTTTTAAAGCTGGCTGATATTAATTCATCAGCTGATGGCTACGATTTTTTGATGTTGAAGGTTGTAACCGAGATAACGGAGACTGAAGACTTGAATACGAGAGCCTCATTGCTAAGCCTACTTTCAGGATTGTTCAATAAAGCGACTAAAGTTAATTCGATGAAGCAGATGGAGAATTTAATTGGTTCTTAG
- a CDS encoding AAA family ATPase: MKIKRGNVFSVLVGVNGVGKSRLLGAIAINAAGIDALPASSKNERLKDISRNLDPNYSSEFSKVIVSSVSPFDKFPVIKRSNNLYKDYKYLGIRGISGENVGFTHMARVIGDLFGEIFQDESRAKICGQVLKYLGYSDSIELDFKFSPQFINCVRLFEMVGNTDGFNAVLREFDGRVDDIASALKEGLSLEHRKIIEADFIFEGLKNVKTTHKTRDIRLTESFFISLCEFGIFDFVEFLTIIKNFEFNSSIIIGLSKGKLVLGGGDLFCELLSLRISDFVNNGILILKKFGVRKINTKRVINLSSASSGEQSVLISLLGIAAYIKNGSLILIDEPEICLHPSWQERYISLLIESFSDFSECHFILATHSPQIISNLHDGNSFVIDIGESLLTNSSEFSKKSADFQLATVFHAPGYRNEYLLKQVAIALSDLSSGRLLDKEQMYNFEKLLTLEDKLKDDDPTKQLLVILGKALKVYARERLYA; the protein is encoded by the coding sequence TTGAAGATAAAGAGAGGTAATGTTTTTTCCGTGCTTGTTGGGGTTAATGGAGTAGGAAAAAGCAGGTTGTTAGGCGCAATCGCTATAAATGCCGCTGGAATAGACGCCTTGCCAGCTTCTTCTAAAAATGAGAGATTAAAAGATATCTCAAGAAATTTAGATCCTAATTATTCTTCGGAATTTTCTAAGGTCATCGTCTCCTCTGTGAGTCCTTTCGATAAATTTCCTGTAATAAAGAGAAGCAATAATCTTTATAAAGATTATAAATATTTAGGAATTCGTGGAATTTCTGGAGAGAATGTGGGGTTCACTCACATGGCAAGGGTCATTGGTGATCTTTTTGGTGAAATTTTTCAGGATGAAAGTAGGGCGAAAATATGCGGCCAAGTATTAAAATACCTTGGTTATTCTGATTCTATTGAATTGGATTTTAAATTTTCGCCTCAATTTATTAACTGCGTTAGATTGTTTGAAATGGTCGGCAATACGGATGGTTTTAATGCTGTTTTGAGAGAGTTCGACGGAAGAGTCGATGACATAGCATCCGCACTGAAGGAGGGTCTGTCTTTAGAACATCGAAAAATCATAGAGGCAGATTTTATATTTGAGGGTCTTAAAAACGTTAAGACTACTCATAAAACAAGAGATATAAGATTAACAGAGAGTTTTTTTATCTCTTTGTGCGAATTTGGGATATTTGATTTCGTAGAATTTCTAACAATAATTAAAAATTTTGAATTTAATTCAAGTATTATTATTGGTTTGTCTAAAGGCAAATTGGTTTTAGGCGGTGGTGATTTATTCTGTGAGTTGCTTTCATTGAGAATTAGTGATTTCGTAAATAACGGAATATTAATTTTGAAAAAGTTTGGTGTTAGAAAGATAAACACTAAGAGAGTGATAAATCTCTCCTCTGCGAGCTCTGGCGAACAATCGGTCCTCATATCGCTTTTGGGAATTGCTGCATATATTAAAAATGGGTCGCTAATCCTTATCGATGAGCCTGAAATATGTCTTCATCCGTCTTGGCAAGAGCGGTATATAAGTTTGTTGATTGAGTCATTCTCCGATTTTTCAGAATGTCATTTCATTTTAGCAACACATTCTCCGCAAATTATTTCTAATCTGCACGATGGAAATTCTTTTGTTATTGATATTGGTGAGAGTTTGTTGACTAATTCGAGTGAATTCTCGAAGAAATCTGCCGACTTTCAGTTGGCAACTGTGTTCCATGCTCCAGGCTATCGAAACGAGTACTTACTTAAGCAAGTGGCAATTGCTTTGTCGGATTTAAGTTCTGGTAGATTGTTGGACAAAGAACAAATGTATAATTTTGAAAAGCTATTAACTTTGGAGGATAAGCTAAAAGATGATGATCCTACAAAACAGCTTCTGGTAATTCTTGGTAAGGCGCTGAAGGTTTATGCCAGGGAGCGGCTCTATGCTTAA
- a CDS encoding DUF3732 domain-containing protein produces MNFGFDAITIWSRSGQQRQLKFERNRVNVLTGWSHTGKSALLDIIDYCFLASSHKLPDSVINENVGWYGLTFYINDKTYTLARRSPIENDVSKDYYFSSSGTVPEKPETNTAEADIRLILESEFSIDDNVKLSYGGGALRANSKVSFRYFFLFNTISEDIITNSRTFFDKQSEDRYREALPRIFDMALGIDDIANMNAREQREALKKELQRLERKSVALTNGRETFDEEIREIALKAAEYGLLDAKPSDVNRELVQRAIESAASLDVGRANDRYAQVNTELISVNRRLRKLHHFTDEYRSYKGNLQGAEDSLRPIQQLISRASEVVKSEIFDELISCLKADLVSVKASLAGKQPVDGQIQAMIKKLEAQRENLQRDLALLPQDPKSFASEREKWLFVGEAKGRLKLFSDTTPVAAFSVETRSASEIQSEIDTISVRDVEETRDAIISVINEITLALLKETGEALANYAKYQTDFAYKEKRLRLRKPRSRLIENVGSSSNHMFLHLLQFLALHEVAIIHQSPFVPKFLIIDQPSRPYYPDDKPKDDVVLANSDSEKVQIAFQLLNNFAARMNKQYGSNFQMIVLEHVPKDTFDGMEFVYVLPEFRNGEALIPASWQ; encoded by the coding sequence TTGAACTTCGGTTTTGATGCCATTACGATTTGGTCGCGCAGCGGCCAACAGCGCCAGCTTAAATTTGAACGAAACCGCGTTAACGTTCTTACCGGCTGGAGTCACACAGGCAAAAGTGCATTGCTTGACATCATCGACTACTGCTTTTTGGCCAGCAGTCATAAACTACCAGACAGTGTTATCAACGAAAATGTCGGTTGGTACGGACTAACGTTCTATATCAACGATAAGACGTACACTCTCGCACGCCGAAGCCCGATAGAAAACGACGTCTCTAAGGACTATTACTTCTCCAGCTCTGGCACAGTTCCTGAAAAGCCGGAAACTAACACGGCTGAAGCCGACATAAGGCTCATCCTCGAGTCTGAGTTCAGTATTGATGACAACGTGAAACTTTCCTACGGGGGGGGTGCGCTACGAGCCAACTCGAAGGTATCCTTTCGTTATTTTTTCCTCTTCAATACCATTTCTGAAGACATCATTACCAACAGCCGCACGTTCTTCGATAAACAGTCGGAGGACCGTTATCGAGAGGCGCTGCCCCGTATTTTCGATATGGCATTGGGAATTGACGACATCGCGAACATGAACGCCAGGGAGCAGCGGGAAGCTTTGAAGAAGGAGTTGCAGCGACTCGAACGAAAATCAGTGGCGCTTACGAATGGCCGAGAAACATTCGATGAGGAAATTCGGGAAATCGCCCTGAAAGCTGCAGAGTACGGCCTGCTTGATGCAAAGCCCTCAGACGTTAACCGAGAGTTAGTGCAGCGAGCAATAGAAAGCGCCGCATCGCTAGATGTGGGACGTGCTAATGACCGCTACGCACAAGTTAACACGGAGTTGATCTCGGTGAATCGACGCCTGAGAAAGCTGCATCACTTCACCGATGAGTATCGCTCCTACAAAGGTAATCTGCAGGGCGCTGAGGACAGTTTGCGTCCGATTCAGCAGCTAATTTCGAGAGCGTCTGAAGTCGTAAAATCCGAGATATTCGACGAGCTCATTAGTTGCCTTAAGGCAGACCTCGTTAGCGTCAAAGCCTCCTTGGCAGGAAAGCAGCCCGTGGATGGTCAAATTCAAGCCATGATTAAGAAACTCGAGGCGCAGCGGGAGAACCTTCAACGAGACTTAGCGCTTCTGCCTCAAGATCCAAAGTCGTTTGCCTCAGAGCGAGAGAAGTGGCTATTCGTAGGAGAAGCTAAGGGTCGCCTTAAGCTATTCTCGGATACGACTCCCGTAGCGGCGTTTTCTGTAGAAACCCGCTCAGCCAGCGAGATCCAATCGGAAATCGACACCATCTCGGTCCGCGATGTAGAGGAAACACGCGACGCTATCATTTCCGTAATAAACGAAATTACGCTAGCGCTTCTGAAAGAGACCGGTGAAGCCCTTGCCAATTATGCAAAGTATCAAACCGACTTTGCTTATAAAGAGAAGCGCCTTAGACTGCGCAAGCCTCGATCGCGGCTGATTGAAAACGTTGGCAGCAGTTCGAATCACATGTTCCTGCATCTACTTCAGTTTTTAGCCCTTCACGAGGTCGCGATAATCCACCAATCCCCCTTTGTGCCTAAATTTCTAATTATCGATCAGCCAAGCCGTCCGTACTACCCGGACGATAAGCCAAAGGATGATGTCGTTCTTGCGAACAGCGATAGCGAGAAGGTACAAATAGCGTTCCAACTGCTAAATAACTTCGCAGCCAGAATGAATAAGCAATATGGTTCAAACTTCCAAATGATTGTACTTGAGCACGTGCCGAAAGACACGTTTGATGGAATGGAGTTCGTATATGTGCTCCCAGAGTTTCGCAATGGAGAGGCGCTGATTCCTGCCTCTTGGCAGTAG
- a CDS encoding three component ABC system middle component — translation MTSIWSGYNNVGICATALISVLRHTEHISVPKALLVMPLVMHEATVRHLSDARVSHRGSAALAAQRPDLFTNFSERYDASLVASVNAIQLLVVYGYAIFNDGLSLNKPLQIDKSFGKRAEKIDKASSHIASLLSSPVDELYLNFRVKI, via the coding sequence ATGACTAGCATATGGTCCGGGTATAATAACGTCGGAATTTGTGCTACGGCACTCATAAGCGTGCTCCGGCACACCGAGCATATCAGCGTTCCAAAAGCGCTTCTGGTGATGCCTCTCGTCATGCATGAGGCTACAGTGCGGCACCTCTCAGATGCTCGAGTTTCGCATCGTGGATCGGCCGCACTCGCCGCACAGCGCCCTGACCTTTTCACCAATTTTTCAGAACGGTACGACGCGAGTCTTGTTGCTTCTGTGAACGCCATTCAGTTGCTTGTTGTTTACGGGTACGCAATCTTCAACGACGGCCTTTCTCTAAATAAACCATTGCAGATTGACAAATCATTTGGCAAACGTGCAGAGAAGATTGATAAAGCCTCCAGTCACATTGCGTCCTTGCTGTCAAGTCCCGTTGACGAACTATATTTGAACTTCAGGGTGAAGATTTGA